The sequence below is a genomic window from Bradyrhizobium septentrionale.
TCACCGCCTGACGACCCGTACTTTGCAACGCGCTTGAGGTGTAGGGTTGGGCGAACGGGGGGCGGACGCCCCGCCGGTCCAGGACCGAGCGGCAGCAGCGCGCCTGGCAAGCCGCGGATCAGGTCGGCTTCGGGACATGCCGCGGCAAACGCAAGGCGAATGCGGCTCGTGGTCTCGACGACACGGGCAGCGAGTTTCAAGAGCCGAAGACGCAGCGTCGCGAACTCGGCAGTGGCCAATTCCCGGACTTTGGGAATTGAGAAGCAGTATTTTGTCTCTGAATCTTCGGTCTATCGGCTGTTGACGGCGAAGCGCGCAGGTCATGCACCATGCTCGAGGCACGTTGTCGTCATCAGTTTCTCGACAGCTTCCCCATTTAACAGGGTTGGTCGCACTGGAAGCACATCGGCTGCCGATGCTCACGGTGCGTGCCTGTCGAGGGCTGTAAAGGGTGGTTTGTTGCCGATTCCCAGCATGTCAGATCGAAGGCTCGGTTCATATTTTGAAAGGGAGAAGGGATGGATTTCCCCTCGATCAAGTGGGTGCGTGAACAATCGGACAGCACGGGCCCGCAAGAGAGTTCACCCGCGGCGCCGTCCGCAGATGCGGCGACCTTTGAGCGGCAACTGAGCGAGATCGCCAATTCAAGTGGAGGTGGTGGAGCAATGCCCGCCGCCGCTGCGCTGCAGCCGGCTCAGTCAGCTGGGGTTTTGATAGGGCGGAGCAAGCAGCCTCTTTATTCCGAGGACGCTCGCCTTATTTCGGGGCTTGAGGAGGTCCTCCTCCGCAATGGCAACGCCGCCTACAAAACCGCCTCCAGCTATGTAGGTTCTCTTCGCAGCTTCGGCCGCTGGCTCTTCGAAAATAACAAAGATCCGATTGCTGCTCGGCTCGACGACCAGTCGCTGACCGATGATGCGCGCGAGGCCATCGAAAAGGGTCATAACAGGAGACTCCGTCCGGCAATAGACCATCTCCGGACCGTCCAGTCGACGGGCGAAGTCGCGCCGATCACAGGCCGCGCTGAGCTAAATCCTCACCCTCAGGACGTGGCTCTCATCAAAGAGTACAAAAACGAAGCAGCGACAAGGACCAGCAAGATTTATGCAGGTTTTCTTCGCAGTTTCAGTGACTACCTGCGTGAAAACAACAAGAAGGGCATTGCTGCTCGGCTTTCCGGCAACACGTTGGATGAAGATGTTAAGCGCTATAGGAAGGACGCCGGGGGTAATCGGCGTATCGGTGCCGCGCTGGCCGATCTCCGAAAATCGCAGGCCGGCGCTAAAGCGATGGAGTTCGAGCGCCATATTTCCCCCGTTCCTGATCTCGAAGACGCGGTACTGATGGAGCCGTGGCGCGTCGGCGACGCCGCTGCGCAGCACAGCGCGTCGCAGGACGCGGGCAGTCGGCCATTGGTCCTCCCGGAAGGCTACGATCAGGATTTGCTTTGGGAGCTGATGGACGAACCCGGCCCGTCGTCATCTCTCGAGCCAGCCGCGCGCCATGACCAGTCATCGGATCATCCCGGAGAGACCATTCGTCCCTTGAACTGGGGCTACGACCGCCAGCAGTTCCTGGACGAGCCGATGGCTGCACTTGCCAGGAGCAACCTCCTGCCAAGCGAGGAGGTCCTCATCAACGATGAGCATGACACAGCTGAGTTGCGGCCAGCGAAGAGGCCGAGGACCCTAGACAATCTGCACGGCCTTGCCGGCGAGCGGCAGCTGAGCGAGATCGCCAATTCAAATGGAGGTGGTGGAGCAATGCCGGCCGCCTCGGCGCTGCAGCCGGCTCAGTCAGCTGGGGTTTTGATAGGGCGGAGCATGGAGCCTCTTTATTCCGAGGACGCTCGCCTTATTTCGGGGCTTGAGGAGGCCCTCCGCAATGGCAACGCCGCCAACCAAACCGCCTACGGCTATGTATATTCTCTTCGCAGCTTCAGCCGCTGGCTCTTCGCAAATAACAAAGATCCGATTGCTGCTCGGCTCGACGACCAGTCGCTGACCGATGATGCGCGCGAGGCCATCGAAAAGGGTCATCACAGGAACCTCCGTCCGGCAATAGGCCATCTCCGGACCGTCCAGTCGACGGGCGGAGTCGCGCCGATCACAGGCCGCGCTGACCTAAATCCTCACCCCCAGGACGTGGCTCTCATCAAAGAGTACAAAAACGAAGCAGCGACAAGGACCAGCAAGATTTATGCAGGTTTTCTTCGCAGTTTCAGTGACTACCTGCGTGAAAACAACAAGAAGGGCATTGCTGCTCGGCTTTCCGGCAACACGTTGAATGAAGATGTTAAGCGCTATAGGGACGCCGGGGGTAATCGGAATATCGGTGCCGCACTGGCTGATCTCCGAAAATCGCAGGCCGGCGCTAAAGCGATGGAGTTCGAGCGCCATATTTCCCCCGTTCCTGATCTCGAAGACGCGGTACTGATGGAGCCGTGGCGCGTCGGCGACGCCGCTGCGCAGCACAGCGCGTCGCAGGACGCGGGCAGTCGGCCATTGGTCCTCCCGGAAGGCTACGATCAGGATTTGCTTTGGGAGCTGATGGACGAACCCGGCCCGTCGTCATCTCTCGAGCCAGCCGCGCGCCATGACCAGTCATCGGATCATCCCGGAGAGACCATTCGTCCCTTGAACTGGGGCTACGACCGCCAGCCGTTCCTGGACAAGCCGATGGCTGCACTTGCCAGGAGCAACCTCCTGCCAAGCGAGGAGGTCCTCATCAACGATGAGCATGACACAGCTGAGTTGCGGCCAGCGAAGAGGCCGAGGACCCTAGACAATCTGCACGGCCTTGCCGGCGAGCGGCAGCTGAGCGAGATCGCCAATTCAAATGGAGGTGGTGGAGCAATGCCGGCCGCCTCGGCGCTGCAGCCGGCTCAGTCAGCTGGGGTTTTGATAGGGCGGAGCATGGAGCCTCTTTATTCCGAGGACGCTCGCCTTATTTCGGGGCTTGAGGAGGCCCTCCGCAATGGCAACGCCGCCAACCAAACCGCCTACGCCTATGTAAGTTCTCTTCGCAGCTTTGGCCGCTGGCTCTTCGCAAATAACAAAGATCCGATTGCTGCTCGGCTCGACGACCAGTCGCTGACCGATGATGCGCGCGAGGCCATCGAAAAGGGTCATAACAGGAGACTCCGTCCGGCAATAGACCATCTCCGGACCTTCCAGTCGACGGGCGGAGTCGGGCCGATCACAGGCCGCGCTGAGCTAAATCCTCCCCCCCAGGACGTGGCTCTCATCGAAGAGTACAAAAACGAAGCAGCGACAGGGACCAGCAAGACGTATGCAGTTGCTCTACGCAGTTTCAGTGACTACCTGCGTGAAAACAACAAGAAGGGCATTGCTGGTCGGCTTTCCGGCAACACGTTGGATGAAGATGTTAAGCGCTATAGGAAGGACGCCGGGGGTAATCGGCGTATCGGTGCCGCGCTGGCCGATCTCCGAAAATCGCAGGCCGGCGCTAAAGCGATGGAGTTCGAGCGCCATATTTCCCCCGTTCCTGATCCCGAAGACGCGGCACTGATGGAGCCGATGCCCGTCGGCGGCGCCGCTGCGCAGCACAGCGCGTCGCAGGACGCGGGCAGTTGGCCAAAGGAGCGGCTTCCTGCAGAAGGCTACGATCAGGATTTGCTTTTGGGGCTGATGGACGAACCCGGCCCGTCGTCATCTCTCGAGCCAGCCGCGCGCCATGACCAGTCATCGGATCCCGGAGAGACCATTCGTCCCTTGAACTGGGGCTACGACCACCGCCAGCCGTTCCTGGACGAGCCGATGGCTGCACTTGCCAGGAGCAACCTCCTGCCAAGCGAGGAGGTCCTCATCAACGATGAGCATGACACAGCTGAGTTGCGGCCAGCGAAGAGGCCGAGGACCCTAGACAATCTGCACGGCCTTGCCGGCGAGCGGCAGCTGAGCGAGATCGCCAATTCAGGCGGTCGCCTGCTGACGTCGGTGGCCCCCACCCATCAACAGGGTGCATCGCCATGGCAGGCGCAGCCGATGATGCAGGCGAGCGGGCACGAAGATGCCACGGCGCCGCATGCGGTCGCGACGTACGTCGGAGGCGCCCCTGCGCACAGCGCGCCGCAGGGAGGTTACGATCAGGATCTGCGTTTGATGGTGGAAGACGGCCCACCGTGGTCCGGGGTTCCCCCTGAGCAGGCGCAGGAGATAGTCCAAGCTCGAGAGCAGGAACCTGCCAGGTCCACCTCAACCTGGTCGCCGCAGATGCCGCTCAACTTTGATTGGAGTATGTGGCCGACCCTGGAAGCAGCGTCAGCGCACTCTGCCAGGGCTCCTTCAGACATCGAAGGCGGTCTTGAGGCAGCGGTTCATCCGAATCCGCCCGCACCGTTCGAGTTGCGTGACAATGCTTGGAGCCCGGCGCCTGACTTTCCGCCGCCGTTTGCCGGGCCAGTACCGGGTCATCACCAGGGCGTTCGACAGCCCGGCTCGCCGCAGGGGCTTTCTCCGGCGCCAGCCTTCTCGGATGATGAAGCTTTGGCGTGGTTGCGCGAGGAGCTGGCGCGGCGGCAGATGCAAGAGCCGGCCTCACCATCAACCAGCAGGGCTCCGTCAGACACCTACGGCGGTCTTGAGTCTTTTGTTGATCTGGATGCGCCCACGTCGTCCGAATTGCGCGACGATGCTCACTTTGCGCCGGCGCCCGCTGCCAAGTCTCGCTCAGACACCTACGGCGGTCTTGAGTCTTTTGTTGATCTGGATGCGCCCCCGCCGTCCGAATTGCGCGACGATGCTCACTTTGAGCCGGCGCCCGCTGCCAGGTCTCGCTCAGACACCTACCGTGGTTTTCCATTGGTTGATCTGACTGCGCCCACGCCGTCCGAACCACGCGACGATGCTAATTCTGTACGGCCGTTTCCGAGCACCTCCGCTGATGCTCAGATCGGGGCTTTAGGTCCGACAGCCTCCTCCCACGGCCGCGGGCTGGTGCTCGAGGACACGGAATGGCTGGGCGACGAGCATATCGACAGGGATTACCGGCTCCAGGAGCAGGATTTGCAGAGGTACCATCCGGATCTCGCCGCCCGGACGCGGTTCGTGAATCCCCTCATCGTCCTAAATTATCTGCGCTCTAACGACGATGGCGTCGTGCGAACCGAATTCCAGCGCATCGTCTACGATAATGGTAACGATACAGCCGACTTCCTGTTCCTGCCCGTGATTAATGCCGATCCTCAAGATCCTAATAGCCTCGGCAACCATTGGTCGCTGCTGTTCGTTGATCGCAGAGACCGGGGGCGGCCGGTCGCCTATCACTACGATTCCTACGGGGGACTCAACCACAAGGATGCAGAACATCTCGCAGGTCGGCTGGACCTCCGCCTGGAGCCAGCC
It includes:
- a CDS encoding Ulp1 family isopeptidase, translating into MDFPSIKWVREQSDSTGPQESSPAAPSADAATFERQLSEIANSSGGGGAMPAAAALQPAQSAGVLIGRSKQPLYSEDARLISGLEEVLLRNGNAAYKTASSYVGSLRSFGRWLFENNKDPIAARLDDQSLTDDAREAIEKGHNRRLRPAIDHLRTVQSTGEVAPITGRAELNPHPQDVALIKEYKNEAATRTSKIYAGFLRSFSDYLRENNKKGIAARLSGNTLDEDVKRYRKDAGGNRRIGAALADLRKSQAGAKAMEFERHISPVPDLEDAVLMEPWRVGDAAAQHSASQDAGSRPLVLPEGYDQDLLWELMDEPGPSSSLEPAARHDQSSDHPGETIRPLNWGYDRQQFLDEPMAALARSNLLPSEEVLINDEHDTAELRPAKRPRTLDNLHGLAGERQLSEIANSNGGGGAMPAASALQPAQSAGVLIGRSMEPLYSEDARLISGLEEALRNGNAANQTAYGYVYSLRSFSRWLFANNKDPIAARLDDQSLTDDAREAIEKGHHRNLRPAIGHLRTVQSTGGVAPITGRADLNPHPQDVALIKEYKNEAATRTSKIYAGFLRSFSDYLRENNKKGIAARLSGNTLNEDVKRYRDAGGNRNIGAALADLRKSQAGAKAMEFERHISPVPDLEDAVLMEPWRVGDAAAQHSASQDAGSRPLVLPEGYDQDLLWELMDEPGPSSSLEPAARHDQSSDHPGETIRPLNWGYDRQPFLDKPMAALARSNLLPSEEVLINDEHDTAELRPAKRPRTLDNLHGLAGERQLSEIANSNGGGGAMPAASALQPAQSAGVLIGRSMEPLYSEDARLISGLEEALRNGNAANQTAYAYVSSLRSFGRWLFANNKDPIAARLDDQSLTDDAREAIEKGHNRRLRPAIDHLRTFQSTGGVGPITGRAELNPPPQDVALIEEYKNEAATGTSKTYAVALRSFSDYLRENNKKGIAGRLSGNTLDEDVKRYRKDAGGNRRIGAALADLRKSQAGAKAMEFERHISPVPDPEDAALMEPMPVGGAAAQHSASQDAGSWPKERLPAEGYDQDLLLGLMDEPGPSSSLEPAARHDQSSDPGETIRPLNWGYDHRQPFLDEPMAALARSNLLPSEEVLINDEHDTAELRPAKRPRTLDNLHGLAGERQLSEIANSGGRLLTSVAPTHQQGASPWQAQPMMQASGHEDATAPHAVATYVGGAPAHSAPQGGYDQDLRLMVEDGPPWSGVPPEQAQEIVQAREQEPARSTSTWSPQMPLNFDWSMWPTLEAASAHSARAPSDIEGGLEAAVHPNPPAPFELRDNAWSPAPDFPPPFAGPVPGHHQGVRQPGSPQGLSPAPAFSDDEALAWLREELARRQMQEPASPSTSRAPSDTYGGLESFVDLDAPTSSELRDDAHFAPAPAAKSRSDTYGGLESFVDLDAPPPSELRDDAHFEPAPAARSRSDTYRGFPLVDLTAPTPSEPRDDANSVRPFPSTSADAQIGALGPTASSHGRGLVLEDTEWLGDEHIDRDYRLQEQDLQRYHPDLAARTRFVNPLIVLNYLRSNDDGVVRTEFQRIVYDNGNDTADFLFLPVINADPQDPNSLGNHWSLLFVDRRDRGRPVAYHYDSYGGLNHKDAEHLAGRLDLRLEPAGMARQRNGYDCGVFVVDGTRALVRQLEQGREPDLLNLSNLVANRQALQNRLRG